A window of Malania oleifera isolate guangnan ecotype guangnan chromosome 5, ASM2987363v1, whole genome shotgun sequence contains these coding sequences:
- the LOC131156103 gene encoding uncharacterized protein LOC131156103: MEVEDNDAEAAADAYHGDPAEDPEGVHEEEIPAEVDDEDAEAAVDVYDGDPAEDPEGAHEEEIPAEVDDEDAEAAGDVYDDDPAEDSEGAYKEEIPAEDDISMEK; the protein is encoded by the exons ATGGAGGTTGAAGATAACGATGCTGAAGCAGCGGCGGATGCTTACCACGGTGATCCGGCAGAGGACCCAGAAG GTGTCCATGAAGAAGAGATCCCCGCAGAGGTTGATGATGAAGATGCCGAAGCAGCGGTAGATGTTTACGACGGTGATCCGGCAGAGGACCCTGAAG GTGCCCACGAAGAAGAGATCCCCGCGGAGGTTGATGATGAAGATGCTGAAGCAGCGGGGGATGTTTACGACGATGATCCGGCAGAAGACTCTGAAGGTGCCTACAAAGAAGAGATCCCCGCGGAGGATGATATAAGCAtggaaaaataa